In one window of Sardina pilchardus chromosome 23, fSarPil1.1, whole genome shotgun sequence DNA:
- the gja5b gene encoding gap junction protein, alpha 5b, with amino-acid sequence MADWSLLGNFLEEVQEHSTSVGKVWLTVLFIFRILILGTAAESSWLDEQEDFMCDTMQPGCENVCYDSAFPIAHIRYWVLQIVFVSTPSLVYMGHAMHTVRVEEKKRRKEQEDQGGGDDEGKEGGGGGGDEKKYSQDEEKDCGRVPEGAAKIRLKGALLRTYILSILVRLLMEVCFVLVQYLIYGVFLNAHYVCERDPCKHKVSCYVSRPTEKNIFIVFMLAVAGVSLVLSLLELYYLAWKQCRRWVRKYRDQQHLQGQDERRPLTPSTITATSPEPPSHHLPLPPCSPPPDFSQCLPPPSPVHAHAHSHGHSHTHPSCPSYSDRLANQQNSVNMAAERHRGMDGASAEDFLGRPTFLTPTAAAAPPLPPPQEDGMACPQVLANGFVKDKRRLSKASSASMRMRPDDIAV; translated from the coding sequence ATGGCAGACTGGAGCCTTCTTGGTAACTTCCTGGAGGAGGTACAGGAGCACTCAACGTCAGTGGGCAAGGTGTGGCTGACGGTGCTGTTCATCTTCCGCATCCTCATCCTGGGCACTGCGGCTGAGTCCAGCTGGCTGGACGAGCAGGAGGACTTCATGTGCGACACCATGCAGCCCGGTTGCGAGAACGTCTGCTACGACAGCGCCTTCCCCATCGCGCACATCCGCTACTGGGTGCTGCAGATCGTGTTCGTCTCCACGCCGTCGCTGGTGTACATGGGCCACGCCATGCACACGGTCCGCGtcgaggagaagaagagacgGAAAGAGCAGGAGGACCAGGGAGGAGGTGATGatgaagggaaggagggaggaggaggaggaggagatgagaagaagtACTCACAGGACGAGGAGAAGGATTGCGGGAGGGTCCCGGAGGGAGCCGCCAAGATCCGCCTCAAGGGGGCGCTACTGCGCACCTACATCCTGAGCATCCTGGTGCGTCTGCTGATGGAGGTGTGCTTCGTCCTGGTGCAGTACCTCATCTACGGCGTCTTCCTGAACGCGCACTACGTGTGCGAGAGAGACCCCTGCAAGCACAAGGTGAGCTGCTACGTCTCGCGGCCCACCGAGAAGAACATCTTCATCGTGTTCATGCTGGCCGTGGCGGGCGTGTCGCTGGTGCTCAGTCTGCTGGAGCTCTACTACCTGGCCTGGAAGCAGTGCCGGCGCTGGGTCCGGAAGTACCGGGACCAGCAGCACCTGCAGGGGCAGGACGAGCgccgacctctgaccccgtCCACCATCACCGCAACGTCGCCGGAGCCGCCGTCGCACCACCTGCCGCTACCGCCTTGCTCGCCGCCGCCCGACTTCAGCCAGTGCCTGCCGCCGCCCTCACCCGTGCACGCCCACGCCCACTCCCACGGCCACTCCCACACCCACCCGAGCTGCCCGTCCTACAGCGACCGGCTGGCCAACCAGCAGAACTCCGTCAACATGGCCGCCGAGCGCCACCGCGGCATGGACGGCGCGTCGGCCGAGGACTTCCTGGGGAGGCCGACCTTCCTGACGCcaaccgccgccgccgcgccccctcttcctcccccgcAGGAGGACGGAATGGCCTGCCCGCAGGTGCTGGCCAACGGCTTCGTCAAGGACAAGCGGCGACTCAGCAAAGCCAGCAGCGCCAGCATGCGCATGCGGCCGGACGATATCGCCGTGTGA